The following coding sequences are from one Brooklawnia cerclae window:
- a CDS encoding AarF/UbiB family protein — protein MDFWNLVGEGLGWLYTLGILGIVTVFVAQTSRRVLGIRVAWVRALLVTFVVMVAVMAVIAVVVGPPDIGPGSSLSTVVAFCLSVLYMVLGTFALGVLGLMVLEIVLPSGSMPPLRTWFTGWRRRFHRLRRYLRIMLILARYGLTAPLRGVGRPERAQVTAESIRRAMEDAGVTFIKLGQMLSTRSDLLPAPFIKELSKLTTQVGPTEYRAIESVLRRELGDRLDRLDVDPAPLASASVAQVHAAVLDGTDDVVVKVRRDGAAEQVTIDLQILERLARTLAANAEWARNLGVVELVRGFADSLREELDYCVEVENMGALRASLGTSGVRIPQVYDALCTDQVIVMERFYGTPVAEGDELIATLPADVRRRSADVLLSAVVGQILEQGVFHADLHSGNVLVWPDGAVGLLDFGSVGRLDASSRHYLGLLLWAVNADDPALATDAVLEVLDHDGQVDERALQRGMGLLITRVRSSTTGGSLAFFQQLMALVMKQGMSVPTNIATALRSLGSLEGTLKLLYPPVDLIESAMQMSQDVIGDMSVEGAKHRITNQAMRLVPLVEHLPRRLNRITEDIETGRLTVHMRVVSHPDDRAFLTGLVQQVVVALLAGFAVIAGIMLATSSGGPTLFGARVFDLLGYLLGFAGFILSLRAVAMVFGRRG, from the coding sequence GTGGACTTCTGGAACCTGGTCGGCGAGGGCCTGGGGTGGTTGTACACCCTGGGCATCCTGGGGATCGTCACCGTGTTCGTGGCGCAGACGAGCCGCCGTGTCCTGGGCATCCGCGTGGCGTGGGTGCGGGCGCTGCTGGTGACCTTCGTGGTCATGGTGGCGGTCATGGCGGTGATCGCCGTCGTGGTCGGGCCGCCGGACATCGGGCCGGGTTCGAGCCTGTCGACCGTCGTCGCCTTCTGCCTCTCCGTGCTGTACATGGTGCTCGGCACGTTCGCCCTCGGCGTCCTGGGGCTCATGGTGCTCGAGATCGTCCTCCCGAGCGGCTCGATGCCACCGTTGCGCACGTGGTTCACGGGCTGGCGCAGGCGGTTCCACCGCCTCCGCCGGTATCTGCGGATCATGTTGATCCTGGCGCGGTACGGCCTCACCGCCCCGTTGCGCGGTGTGGGTCGTCCCGAGCGCGCCCAGGTCACGGCGGAGTCGATACGCCGGGCGATGGAGGACGCCGGGGTCACGTTCATCAAGCTCGGCCAGATGCTGTCGACCCGTTCCGACCTGCTGCCGGCCCCGTTCATCAAGGAGCTGTCCAAGCTGACCACCCAGGTGGGTCCGACCGAGTACCGGGCCATCGAATCCGTGCTCCGCCGCGAGCTCGGCGACCGCCTCGACCGCCTCGACGTCGATCCCGCGCCGTTGGCGTCCGCATCGGTGGCCCAGGTGCATGCCGCGGTGCTCGACGGCACCGACGACGTCGTCGTGAAGGTCCGGCGCGACGGTGCCGCCGAACAGGTGACCATCGATCTCCAGATCCTCGAGCGGCTCGCCCGCACCTTGGCGGCCAACGCCGAGTGGGCGCGCAACCTCGGCGTGGTCGAGCTCGTCCGGGGTTTCGCCGATTCCCTGCGGGAGGAACTCGACTACTGCGTCGAGGTCGAGAACATGGGCGCCCTGCGTGCCTCTCTGGGCACCAGCGGAGTGCGCATCCCCCAGGTGTACGACGCGCTGTGCACCGATCAGGTGATCGTGATGGAGCGGTTCTACGGCACTCCGGTCGCCGAGGGCGACGAGCTCATCGCCACCCTGCCGGCCGACGTCCGGCGTCGTTCGGCCGACGTGCTGCTCTCGGCCGTGGTGGGACAGATCCTGGAGCAGGGGGTCTTCCACGCCGACCTGCACTCCGGGAACGTCCTGGTGTGGCCGGACGGCGCTGTCGGGCTCCTCGACTTCGGCTCGGTCGGGCGGTTGGACGCGTCCTCGCGCCACTATCTCGGGCTGTTGCTGTGGGCGGTCAACGCCGACGATCCCGCATTGGCCACCGACGCGGTGCTGGAGGTGCTCGACCACGACGGCCAGGTGGACGAGCGGGCGCTCCAGCGCGGGATGGGTCTGCTCATCACCCGGGTCCGGTCGTCCACGACCGGAGGGAGCCTCGCCTTCTTCCAGCAGCTGATGGCGCTGGTGATGAAGCAGGGGATGAGCGTCCCGACGAACATCGCCACGGCGTTGCGATCCCTGGGCTCGCTGGAAGGCACGCTGAAGCTGCTCTATCCGCCCGTCGATCTCATCGAGAGCGCGATGCAGATGTCGCAGGACGTGATCGGCGACATGTCGGTGGAGGGGGCCAAACACCGGATCACCAATCAGGCCATGCGCCTGGTACCCCTGGTCGAGCACCTTCCCCGTCGTCTCAACCGCATCACCGAGGACATCGAGACGGGGCGGCTCACCGTCCACATGCGTGTCGTGTCGCATCCGGACGACCGGGCGTTCCTCACCGGCCTGGTGCAGCAGGTGGTCGTCGCGCTGCTGGCCGGTTTCGCGGTGATCGCGGGGATCATGCTCGCGACGTCCAGCGGCGGTCCCACCCTCTTCGGCGCCCGGGTGTTCGACCTCCTGGGTTACCTGCTGGGTTTCGCAGGTTTCATCCTGTCGCTACGGGCGGTCGCCATGGTCTTCGGCCGTCGCGGCTGA
- a CDS encoding YajQ family cyclic di-GMP-binding protein, translated as MASVSTFDIVSKVDRQEVDNALNQAAREVGQRFDFKGTGASIAWSGDEIAMEANGEERVKAIWDVFQSKLVKRGVDLKSVQASEPRLSGKTWHMTASMRNGIGPDDAKKVSKLIRDEGPKGVKAQIQGDELRVSSKSRDDLQAVQRLLKEADFDFAVQFVNYR; from the coding sequence ATGGCATCCGTCAGCACCTTCGACATCGTCAGCAAGGTCGACCGTCAGGAGGTCGACAACGCGCTCAATCAGGCCGCCCGTGAGGTCGGCCAGCGGTTCGACTTCAAGGGGACCGGGGCGTCCATCGCGTGGTCCGGGGACGAGATCGCGATGGAGGCGAACGGCGAGGAACGCGTGAAGGCGATCTGGGACGTCTTCCAGTCGAAGCTCGTCAAACGCGGGGTCGACCTGAAGTCGGTGCAGGCGTCAGAGCCCCGGCTGTCGGGCAAGACCTGGCACATGACCGCGAGCATGCGCAACGGAATCGGCCCAGACGACGCCAAGAAGGTCTCGAAGCTGATCCGCGACGAGGGCCCCAAGGGCGTCAAGGCGCAGATCCAGGGAGACGAGTTGCGCGTCAGCTCGAAGTCGCGGGACGACCTGCAGGCCGTGCAGCGCCTCCTCAAGGAGGCCGACTTCGATTTCGCGGTGCAGTTCGTCAACTACCGCTGA